A region from the Nostoc sp. HK-01 genome encodes:
- a CDS encoding hybrid histidine kinase translates to MQQYSSLPEQNSQVDTTPTLLATIQQLRAELWLESSLNKLQSRLNDYLLSASASTVQVEATEAEIFQTVVDELDVALNNSRVAIALPQPQTTSVKVGYISSSPSPVVEVVPQKGKKLQLKLTQVMEIEDLQHLVNQQPPSAWPLTIDSDIIGWLIIAKAPRELLTASQIQLKLQLFTRVAQQCTDALVQLKQIQSWQQFSQNIGSSNQELERTNQLKNQFLANTSHEIRTPLSSIIGFTHLLLAQGYEPTRERHQEYLNIIQSSGKHLLALINDILDLSKIEANQLEVQQEEINVPELCRNVLALVKEKAANKGLKLHLELDSTVKTLIADPLRLKQMLLNLLFNAVKFTCTGEVGLQVVPQGEFVSFTVWDTGIGISKTDQAQLFQPYFQIANSVTTRDEGTGLGLVVTKKLAEIHGGSVEVESDVNCGSRFTIIIPVRPLPEVEENRQAQIDAEDITPVSLDVAPSSNFSILLVEDDLPNGKLMQTYLERLGYQVTWIKNATEMKAILSQHKPGLILIDIQLPDENGLKVVQQLRQQPEYRMIPVIAQTAMAMKGDREICIVSGVNEYISKPLDLPLLAALVAKYIKLPPQESATENS, encoded by the coding sequence ATGCAGCAGTATTCAAGCTTACCAGAACAAAACTCACAGGTAGATACAACGCCAACACTGTTGGCAACAATTCAACAACTCCGTGCGGAGTTATGGTTAGAGAGCAGCTTGAACAAGTTGCAAAGTCGCCTGAATGATTACCTACTTTCCGCTTCTGCGTCTACTGTACAGGTAGAAGCTACAGAAGCTGAGATTTTTCAAACAGTGGTCGATGAACTCGACGTTGCTTTGAACAATAGTAGAGTAGCGATCGCTCTACCTCAACCACAAACAACATCTGTTAAAGTTGGTTATATTTCTTCTTCTCCATCTCCAGTCGTAGAAGTCGTGCCTCAAAAAGGCAAAAAACTGCAATTAAAATTGACACAGGTGATGGAAATTGAGGATTTGCAACATCTTGTAAATCAGCAACCGCCTAGTGCTTGGCCTTTAACCATCGATTCTGACATTATTGGCTGGTTAATTATTGCTAAAGCACCGCGTGAACTGCTAACAGCATCACAGATACAACTTAAGTTACAATTATTCACCAGAGTCGCCCAACAGTGTACTGATGCTCTGGTACAACTTAAACAAATACAATCTTGGCAGCAATTCTCTCAAAATATAGGGAGTTCTAATCAAGAACTAGAAAGGACAAATCAACTCAAAAATCAATTTTTGGCCAATACCAGCCACGAAATTCGCACACCATTGAGTTCTATTATCGGATTTACCCATTTACTGTTAGCTCAAGGTTACGAACCAACCAGAGAACGTCATCAAGAATATTTAAATATCATTCAGTCTAGTGGCAAACACTTATTAGCACTGATTAATGACATTTTAGATCTCTCCAAAATTGAAGCCAATCAGTTAGAAGTACAACAAGAAGAAATAAATGTACCAGAATTGTGTCGTAATGTTTTGGCATTAGTCAAAGAGAAAGCGGCTAACAAAGGTTTAAAACTGCACTTAGAACTAGACTCTACAGTTAAAACTTTAATTGCTGACCCCTTACGGCTCAAGCAAATGCTGTTAAATTTACTATTTAATGCCGTTAAGTTTACTTGTACTGGGGAAGTGGGTTTACAAGTTGTACCTCAAGGTGAATTTGTCAGTTTCACAGTTTGGGATACGGGGATTGGAATTTCCAAAACAGACCAAGCGCAACTTTTTCAACCTTATTTTCAGATTGCTAACTCTGTAACTACTCGTGATGAAGGTACAGGCTTAGGTTTAGTTGTGACGAAGAAACTCGCGGAAATTCACGGCGGTTCTGTGGAAGTAGAATCGGATGTTAACTGTGGTTCGCGTTTTACTATTATCATTCCTGTTAGACCACTCCCAGAAGTGGAAGAAAATAGGCAAGCTCAAATAGATGCAGAAGATATTACACCTGTATCTTTGGATGTTGCTCCTAGTTCTAACTTCAGCATTTTGTTAGTGGAAGATGATCTACCTAATGGTAAGTTGATGCAAACTTATCTGGAGAGGTTGGGTTATCAGGTAACTTGGATTAAAAATGCTACAGAAATGAAGGCGATTCTTTCACAACACAAACCAGGACTAATTTTAATTGATATTCAGTTACCAGATGAAAACGGCCTGAAGGTTGTGCAGCAACTACGACAACAGCCTGAATATCGCATGATTCCGGTAATTGCTCAAACTGCAATGGCGATGAAAGGCGATCGCGAAATTTGCATAGTATCTGGAGTAAATGAATATATCTCAAAACCTCTGGACTTACCACTTTTGGCGGCTTTAGTAGCTAAGTATATTAAATTACCACCTCAAGAGTCAGCAACTGAGAACAGCTAA
- a CDS encoding ExsB family protein yields MKLTEKLEQLKALFGEMERALIAYSGGVDSTLVAKIAYDVLGDRAMAVTAVSPSLLPEELEDAKIQAATIGISHQIVQTYEMENPNYTANPVNRCYFCKSELHDTLKPLAIQFGYPYVVDGVNADDLHDYRPGIQAAKERGARSPLAEVGVSKLEVRQLSQHLGLPWWDKPAQPCLSSRFPYGEEITVAKLQRVGRAEIYLRKLGWENLRVRSEGDTARIELAPEKIKDFVLAIDLPILVSAFQEFGFIYVTLDLEGYRSGKLNQVLNKEILGAKI; encoded by the coding sequence ATGAAATTAACTGAAAAACTAGAGCAATTAAAAGCCTTATTTGGCGAAATGGAACGCGCCTTAATTGCCTATTCTGGTGGTGTGGATAGCACTTTGGTTGCCAAAATTGCTTATGATGTCTTAGGCGATCGCGCAATGGCTGTAACAGCAGTTTCGCCTTCGCTGTTACCAGAAGAATTAGAAGACGCAAAAATTCAAGCCGCAACTATTGGGATTTCCCATCAAATTGTTCAAACCTATGAGATGGAAAATCCTAATTACACAGCAAATCCTGTCAATCGCTGCTATTTTTGCAAAAGTGAATTACACGACACTCTCAAACCATTAGCTATCCAGTTTGGCTACCCCTATGTAGTGGATGGGGTGAACGCCGATGATTTACATGATTATCGTCCAGGAATTCAAGCCGCCAAAGAACGCGGTGCGCGATCGCCTTTAGCAGAAGTTGGTGTGTCAAAATTAGAAGTCCGCCAACTCTCACAACACCTTGGTTTACCTTGGTGGGACAAACCTGCTCAACCTTGCTTAAGTTCCCGCTTTCCTTACGGTGAGGAAATTACAGTAGCTAAATTACAAAGAGTTGGTAGAGCCGAAATTTATCTACGAAAACTCGGATGGGAGAATTTGCGTGTACGTTCTGAAGGTGATACCGCACGTATTGAATTAGCACCAGAAAAAATCAAAGATTTTGTTTTAGCAATTGATTTACCAATTCTGGTTTCTGCATTTCAAGAATTTGGCTTTATTTACGTCACCCTTGACTTAGAAGGTTATCGCAGTGGCAAGTTAAATCAAGTCTTAAATAAAGAAATTTTAGGAGCTAAAATATAA
- a CDS encoding GDSL family lipase, translating into MRHNYLLAVGLLTGLAIPASTLPPLLNILSVNSSYLWNSKHHSLLTVDQKNLHSVDTFLPEFRYQVLQHIKSSHSTVGEKTIPSVDISSENSPLTVDNKNVSSLDESLPAISEPGFLAPIESLFNRSPQSPNLPLTSGYQLYYQRLAALKTGQIYTRRYDDSPSFSESNKQHQLTYEDWKSLLALEAKAVTKGQGNNHLSIMVGDSLSLWFPPEKLPSGKLWLNQGISGDTSGGILKRLTAFSATRPEIIYIMAGINDLRKGVNDETILQNHRQIIRRLRKEHPKTQIIVQSILPTSLPTISNSRIRRLNFQLSLIAKQEGANYLNIHDWFTDFEGNLRLELTTDGLHLSQEGYDVWRSALEQVEYKLTQGKYERLRSQF; encoded by the coding sequence ATGAGGCACAATTATCTGTTGGCAGTAGGCTTGTTAACAGGATTGGCAATACCAGCATCGACGCTTCCACCTCTGTTAAACATATTGTCAGTAAATTCTAGTTACCTGTGGAATTCAAAACATCATTCGCTGTTAACAGTAGATCAAAAAAATCTTCACAGCGTTGATACATTTTTACCAGAATTCCGCTACCAAGTTTTACAACATATAAAAAGTTCGCACTCAACAGTGGGTGAAAAAACTATTCCCAGTGTTGATATCTCATCAGAAAATTCGCCGTTGACAGTTGATAATAAAAACGTTTCCAGTCTTGATGAATCTTTACCAGCCATTAGTGAACCAGGATTTTTAGCACCAATAGAATCACTATTTAATCGCAGTCCCCAATCACCAAATCTGCCGCTAACCTCTGGTTATCAACTGTATTATCAAAGACTAGCGGCCTTAAAAACTGGTCAAATTTATACACGTAGATATGATGACTCCCCATCTTTTTCTGAGTCGAATAAACAGCACCAATTAACTTACGAAGATTGGAAAAGTTTATTAGCTTTAGAAGCTAAAGCTGTGACCAAGGGTCAAGGTAACAATCATCTAAGTATTATGGTTGGGGATTCTTTAAGTTTGTGGTTTCCCCCTGAAAAACTACCAAGTGGTAAACTCTGGCTAAATCAAGGTATATCTGGCGATACATCTGGTGGAATTTTAAAAAGATTGACAGCTTTTTCAGCTACCAGACCAGAAATTATTTACATCATGGCGGGGATTAACGATTTACGCAAAGGGGTAAACGATGAAACTATTTTGCAAAATCACCGCCAGATTATTCGCCGTTTGCGAAAAGAACACCCAAAAACGCAGATAATTGTCCAATCAATTTTGCCTACAAGCTTACCAACAATTTCTAATAGCCGAATTCGTCGGCTTAATTTTCAACTTTCCCTAATTGCTAAACAAGAGGGAGCAAATTATTTAAATATTCATGATTGGTTTACGGATTTTGAAGGCAATTTACGTTTAGAGTTAACCACAGATGGGTTACATCTTTCCCAAGAGGGGTATGATGTTTGGCGCTCGGCACTAGAACAAGTCGAGTATAAGCTGACTCAGGGTAAATATGAGAGATTGCGATCGCAGTTTTAA
- a CDS encoding DNA methylase N-4/N-6 has protein sequence MATEPENTSQSINFTPYYTQNYGSIYLGDTLQLIKFLPDSSVNLILTSPPFALTRKKEYGNESAEKYIEWFLPFAYEFKRVLADNGSFILDLGGAYLPGNPVRSLYQYELLLRLCKEVGFFLAQEFYHYNPSRLPTPAEWVTIRRIRVKDAVNVVWWLSKTANPKADNRKVLKPYSQSMQRLLKNGYEAKMRPSGHEISDKFQKDNQGAIPPNLLEIPNTESNSLYLRRCKAGGIQPHPARFPQGFAEFFIKFLTDEGDMVLDPFAGSNTTGFVAETLKRQWISFEINQDYVVGSRFRFVE, from the coding sequence TTGGCAACTGAACCAGAGAATACATCACAATCTATTAATTTCACACCTTACTATACTCAAAATTACGGCTCAATTTATTTAGGCGATACTCTGCAACTAATTAAATTTTTGCCAGATAGCAGTGTTAACCTAATTTTGACATCGCCGCCGTTTGCTTTGACTCGCAAAAAAGAATATGGCAATGAAAGCGCGGAAAAATATATTGAGTGGTTTCTGCCTTTTGCTTATGAGTTTAAAAGAGTTTTAGCAGATAACGGCTCATTTATTTTAGATTTAGGTGGTGCTTATCTTCCAGGTAATCCGGTACGGAGTCTTTATCAATACGAATTGTTGCTGAGGTTGTGTAAGGAAGTGGGCTTTTTTTTGGCGCAAGAATTTTACCATTACAACCCATCACGACTACCTACCCCGGCTGAGTGGGTGACAATTAGAAGAATTCGGGTAAAAGATGCGGTTAATGTTGTTTGGTGGTTATCAAAAACCGCAAACCCCAAAGCAGATAATCGAAAAGTTTTAAAGCCTTATAGCCAAAGTATGCAGCGATTACTCAAAAATGGCTATGAAGCGAAAATGCGCCCCAGTGGGCATGAAATTTCGGATAAGTTTCAAAAAGATAATCAAGGTGCAATCCCACCAAATTTATTAGAAATTCCTAACACAGAGTCAAATAGTCTTTATTTACGTCGCTGTAAAGCTGGAGGAATTCAGCCCCATCCGGCACGGTTCCCTCAGGGGTTTGCTGAATTTTTCATCAAGTTTCTAACTGATGAAGGCGATATGGTTTTAGATCCATTTGCTGGTTCCAACACAACTGGTTTTGTGGCTGAGACTTTAAAACGCCAATGGATTTCTTTTGAAATTAATCAGGATTATGTTGTGGGGAGTCGTTTTCGGTTTGTTGAGTAG
- a CDS encoding DNA topoisomerase I, with protein MSTLVIVESPTKARTIRNYLPKDYRVEASMGHVRDLPQSASEIPTTIKGEKWAQLGVNVDADFEPVYVVPKDKKKIVTQLKDALKEATELILATDEDREGESISWHLYQLLKPKVPTKRMVFHEITQEAIKKALKNCRNIDEQLVRAQETRRILDRLVGYTLSPLLWEKIAWGLSAGRVQSVAVRLLVKKERQRRAFREGTYWDLKAYLEQGKAPFTSQLVTLGGTKVANGSDFDPNTGQIAAGRNVVLLKEAEAVALKERLAGKTWNVTDIEERPVTRKPSPPFTTSTLQQESNRKLRLSARDTMRIAQNLYEQGYITYMRTDSVHLSEQAIAAARDCVEKLYGKQYLSPQPRQYTTKSKGAQEAHEAIRPAGSTFRTPQETGLSGRELALYDLIWKRTVACQMADSRQTQITVQLQVEDAGFRSSGKRIDFPGYLRAYVEGSDDPEAALEDQEIILPNLKVGDHPNCKELEAVDHETQPPARYTEATLVKTLESEGIGRPSTYASIIGTIIDKGYAQLVSNALIPTFTAFAVTSLLEKHFPDIVDPSFTSKMEQTLDDIADGEANWLPYLREFYLGDKGLETLVKEQKSQIDATKARTVELENLDAKVRIGKYGPYIEVENGESVVTASIPKDLTPADLDPKQVEVLLKQKTTGPDELGRHPETGETIYIKIGTYGPYVQLGDKTEENPKPKQASIPKNVPKENVTLEIAVGLLALPRVLGTHPATGGRIQASIGPYGPYIVHDQGKEGKDYRSLKAADNVLTVSLERALELLSEPKKGRSSANSKSKAALRELGNHPEDDSPVNIYDGPYGPYIKHGKTNVSVPEGQSVEDMTLSKALELLVSKTSSSKKSTRKTSKTTSSGAKSTAKSSKTAAKKNDSSN; from the coding sequence ATGTCAACTCTCGTCATCGTCGAATCTCCCACAAAAGCTCGTACCATTCGTAACTACCTGCCAAAGGACTATCGGGTAGAAGCATCTATGGGTCATGTCCGTGACCTACCCCAGTCAGCAAGTGAAATCCCCACCACTATCAAAGGTGAAAAATGGGCGCAGTTAGGGGTAAATGTAGACGCAGACTTTGAACCGGTGTATGTTGTCCCCAAAGACAAAAAGAAAATTGTTACCCAGCTGAAAGATGCCCTGAAAGAGGCAACTGAACTCATCCTGGCAACTGACGAAGACCGCGAAGGAGAAAGCATCAGTTGGCATTTATACCAGTTGCTTAAGCCCAAAGTTCCCACCAAGCGGATGGTGTTTCACGAAATCACCCAAGAAGCGATTAAAAAAGCTTTAAAAAACTGCCGCAATATCGATGAGCAGTTAGTACGCGCCCAAGAAACACGGCGGATTTTAGATCGGTTAGTTGGATATACCCTTTCTCCCTTACTGTGGGAAAAAATCGCCTGGGGATTATCTGCGGGGCGGGTACAGTCGGTAGCTGTGCGGTTATTGGTGAAAAAAGAACGCCAACGCCGCGCCTTCCGTGAAGGGACATATTGGGATCTAAAAGCGTACTTAGAACAGGGCAAAGCACCGTTTACATCCCAGTTAGTGACATTGGGCGGCACAAAAGTAGCGAACGGCAGTGACTTTGACCCCAATACAGGGCAAATTGCGGCTGGGCGGAATGTTGTGTTGCTTAAAGAAGCGGAGGCTGTAGCGCTGAAAGAAAGACTGGCTGGGAAAACCTGGAATGTCACAGACATCGAAGAACGCCCGGTCACTCGTAAACCTTCCCCACCATTCACCACTTCCACCTTGCAGCAAGAGTCAAACCGCAAGCTACGCCTTTCAGCACGGGATACGATGCGGATTGCTCAAAACTTGTACGAGCAAGGGTATATTACCTATATGCGTACAGACTCGGTGCATTTGTCAGAACAGGCGATCGCAGCTGCCCGTGACTGTGTAGAAAAGCTTTACGGTAAGCAATATCTCAGCCCTCAACCCCGGCAATACACCACCAAATCTAAAGGCGCACAAGAAGCCCACGAAGCCATTCGCCCAGCAGGTAGCACCTTCCGCACGCCCCAAGAAACAGGTTTAAGCGGTCGAGAACTGGCTCTTTACGACTTAATTTGGAAGCGTACCGTCGCCTGTCAAATGGCCGACTCCCGCCAAACTCAAATTACTGTACAGTTGCAAGTTGAAGATGCAGGTTTTCGTTCTTCTGGTAAACGCATAGACTTTCCTGGTTACTTACGCGCCTACGTCGAAGGTTCTGACGACCCCGAAGCCGCGCTAGAAGACCAAGAAATTATTTTGCCCAACTTGAAAGTTGGGGATCATCCAAATTGTAAGGAACTGGAAGCAGTTGATCACGAAACTCAACCACCAGCCAGATACACGGAAGCAACTTTGGTGAAAACCTTAGAAAGTGAAGGTATTGGTCGTCCGAGTACCTACGCCAGCATCATTGGGACAATTATTGATAAAGGTTATGCCCAATTGGTGAGTAATGCTTTAATTCCGACTTTCACCGCCTTTGCAGTCACCAGCTTATTAGAAAAACACTTCCCGGATATTGTCGACCCCAGCTTTACTTCCAAAATGGAGCAAACCTTAGACGATATTGCTGACGGTGAAGCTAACTGGCTACCTTACCTGCGGGAATTTTATTTAGGTGACAAAGGTTTAGAAACCCTAGTCAAAGAACAGAAAAGTCAAATTGATGCGACTAAAGCAAGAACCGTAGAATTAGAAAATTTAGACGCGAAAGTCCGCATCGGCAAATATGGGCCTTATATAGAAGTGGAAAATGGTGAAAGTGTAGTCACCGCATCCATTCCGAAAGATTTAACACCAGCTGACCTCGACCCCAAACAGGTAGAAGTTTTGCTGAAGCAAAAAACTACAGGCCCTGACGAACTCGGTCGCCATCCAGAAACAGGTGAGACGATTTATATCAAAATTGGCACTTACGGCCCTTATGTCCAATTGGGTGACAAAACAGAAGAAAATCCTAAACCAAAACAAGCCTCCATTCCCAAAAATGTGCCGAAAGAAAATGTCACTCTAGAAATAGCTGTTGGTCTTTTAGCCCTTCCCCGCGTTTTGGGAACCCACCCAGCTACAGGTGGCAGAATCCAAGCTAGTATCGGCCCCTATGGCCCTTACATAGTTCATGACCAAGGAAAAGAAGGTAAAGATTATCGGTCGTTAAAAGCAGCGGATAATGTTTTAACAGTTTCTTTAGAAAGAGCATTGGAATTGTTATCAGAACCCAAAAAAGGGCGCAGTTCTGCTAACAGCAAATCTAAAGCAGCCTTACGGGAATTGGGGAACCATCCAGAAGATGATTCACCCGTGAATATCTACGATGGCCCTTACGGCCCTTATATTAAGCATGGCAAAACTAATGTGAGTGTGCCAGAAGGACAGTCGGTGGAAGATATGACACTATCTAAAGCTTTGGAATTGTTAGTTAGTAAAACTTCTTCATCTAAAAAATCTACCCGCAAAACCAGCAAAACAACTAGCTCAGGAGCTAAATCAACCGCCAAGTCATCCAAGACTGCTGCCAAAAAGAATGATTCATCCAATTAG
- a CDS encoding 3-dehydroquinate dehydratase, type II, whose amino-acid sequence MQPLSILVLHGPNLNLLGQREPGIYGAVTLAEINRLLQEKAAQVQASVFTMQSNHEGALVDAIHEALGKYQGILINAGAYTHTSVALRDAIAAVNLPTVEVHLSNIYRREDFRHHSYIAPVVIGQISGFGEQSYLLGLQALVHHLRKDEV is encoded by the coding sequence GTGCAACCTTTAAGCATTTTGGTACTGCATGGGCCAAACCTAAATTTGCTGGGACAGCGAGAGCCAGGAATTTATGGTGCTGTAACTTTAGCTGAAATTAACCGTTTATTGCAAGAAAAAGCGGCGCAGGTACAAGCGAGTGTTTTTACCATGCAGTCTAATCATGAAGGAGCTTTGGTAGATGCGATTCATGAAGCTTTAGGTAAATACCAGGGAATTTTGATTAATGCTGGAGCTTATACACATACGAGTGTGGCATTACGAGATGCGATCGCAGCAGTTAATCTACCCACAGTTGAAGTACACCTCAGCAATATTTACCGTCGAGAAGATTTTCGTCATCATTCTTATATCGCGCCTGTCGTTATTGGACAAATCAGCGGTTTTGGCGAACAAAGTTATTTGTTAGGCTTACAGGCTTTAGTGCATCATTTGCGAAAGGATGAAGTATAG